The window CTTGTTTGGTACAATACTGATAGGGTGCATTATGCTTTTCAGAATAAATTATCTCCTGTACAGTTTATGTTATCGCTGACTAAATTACAATTACCAGTTTTAATGCCTCAAAAGTGCAAAATTGGGTGGCCTCATACAAGAGCTTGACTGATTATTAATAATCAGTTAGACTTTATATCATAAATAATAACTAACAGTTTGCGAATAACAGTATCCAAGCAATATTGTATATTTCTTGTATTCTGTCATCGCAGCTAAAAATAAAATAATATGGCAGAAAAATTTGAACGAATAAAGCCGCACGTTAATGTAGGAACAATTGGCCACGTTGACCATGGGAAAACTACTTTAACTGCTGCCATCCTTAAACAATTGAGTGCTAAAGGTTTTAATGCCCAAAAAAAGGGAGTTAACGAGATTGATAATGCTCCAGAAGAAAGGGATCGTGGTATTACTATTGCCTTAGCTCATGTTGAGTACGAAAGTGAAAAAAGACACTATGCCCATATCGACTGCCCGGGTCATGCTGATTATATTAAGAACATGATTACTGGCTCAGCTCAGATGGATGGTGCTATTTTGGTTGTGTCTGCTGCTGACGGCCCAATGCCTCAGACTAGAGAGCACGTTCTTTTAGCCCGTCAGGTCGGCGTGCCGGCAATTGTCGTATTTTTAAATAAAGTTGACCAGGTTGATGATCCTGAATTGATTGATTTAGTTGAGGCAGAAGTGAGAGAGCTTTTGACTAAATATGAATTTCCTGGAGACAAAATTCCATTTATCCGCGGTTCAGCTTTAAAGGCCCTGGAGGCAAGCTCTCCGGATTCAGAAGATGCTAAATGTATTTTCGAGCTTGTTAAAGCTTTGGATGAATACATTCCGGAACCAAAACGAGAAACCGATAAACCGTTTTTAATGCCGATTGAAGATATCTTCTCAATTGGAGGCCGCGGAACTGTGGTTACTGGAAAAATTGAAAGAGGAATCGTTAAAATTAACGAAGAAGTTGAAATTATTGGAATAAAGCCGACCCAGAAGACCGTAATTACTGGTATTGAAATGTTTAACAAGTCATTAGATGAGGGTATGGCAGGTGATAATGCCGGAATTCTCTTAAGAGGCTTAAAGAAAGAAGACGTAGAAAGAGGACAAGTTATTGCCAAGCCAGGTAGCGTTACTCCTCATAGTGAATTTGAAGGCGAAGTTTATATTTTATCTAAAGAAGAAGGCGGTCGTCATACTCCATTCTTCAAAGGATATAAGCCTCAGTTTTATATCCGTACCACTGATGTTACTGGTGATGTAACTTCATTGGCAGAAGGAACAGAAATGGTAATGCCTGGCGATACTGTCAAATTAAATATCAAACTTATCAACCCAGTAGCACTGGAAGAAAAACAAAGATTTGCCATTCGAGAAGGAGGCAAGACAGTTGGCGCAGGAGTAGTCACTAAAATCATCAAGTAATTTATTCGAAATAATGGTAAAAAAGAAAGAAATCGGAACCGAAGAGATAAAGCAGCGTTTGAGAATAAAGATCAAAGCGTTTGATCATAAAATTGTTGACCAATCAGCTAAGCAGATTATTGAGATTGCCGAGAGATACGGGGCCGAAGTAGTTGGTCCAATACCATTGCCAACTCATATTCAGAAATACACGGTTAATCGTTCAACCTTTGTTCATAAGAACGCGAGAGAACAGTTTGAGATGAGAACCCATAAGCGCGTGATTGATATACTCAATCCAGCGCCGAAGATTATTGATGCATTGATGAATTTAAACTTGCCTGCAGGCGTAGACATAGAGATTAAAATGTAACTACAAATTATTAAATGAATTTGTATTAATAAAATAGATGGAAAAGACAGCTAGCTGAGTTAGAAATACCGGGTAGCCGGTATTTTTCATTAGCATTTTCGTATAGTATGATAAAATTTATAATTGGGAAAAAAGTCGGAATGACTCAAATATATAACAAAGAAGGAATAGTTGTACCAGTTACTGTTATTGAAGCTGGGCCGTGTTTTATTACTCAAATCAGAACAAAAGAACCCAACAAAGACGGTTATGATGCTGTCCAGATTGGATTTCAGGAATTAAAGCCCCAAAAAATAAAAAAGCCGTTAAAACAAAAACCATTTAAATATCTGAAAGAATTCAGAGGAGATATAGATATTACAAAATTTAAAACTGGCGACAAAATTGATGTTTCAACTTTTCAAGAAGGAGATAAAATAAGAATTTCGGGGATTTCTAAAGGCAGAGGATTCCAGGGGGTTGTAAAAAGATATGGGTTCAAGGGTGGTTCAACTTCTCACGGAGACCCACATAGTTTAAGAAAACCCGGTTCTATTGGTTGCAGTTTTCCGGAAAAAGTAATAAAAGGAAAAAGAATGGCTGGTCATATGGGCATTGATAGAATCACGGTCAAAAATTTAAAAATCGCTGCAATAGATGCAGAGAATAATTTATTGGCAGTTTCTGGCGCAGTTCCGGGTCCCAATGGCGGATTAATCGAAATTCAAACTATTTAATTATGATTAAAGTATTGGTTCATAATTCAGAGGGGGAACAAGTAGGCACAATAAGTTTGCCAGAGGAAATTTTTGGCGTGAAAATTAATAATGATTTAATTTATCAGGCGGTAAACGCCCAGACGGCAAACAGCCGTTTTCATCTAGCCCATGCTAAAGACAGAAGCGAGGTGAGAGGCGGAGGCAAAAAACCATGGAGACAAAAAGGAACTGGCCGCGCCAGACATGGTTCAATTCGTTCCCCTTTATGGAGAGGCGGTGGCGTGACTTTCGGACCGAAGCTTGAGGAAAATTTTGAGAAAAAAATCAATAAAAAAGCCAAAAGAAAAGCTCTTTTTATGGTTTTAACTTCGAAGGTTCAGGATAAAGAATTGATTGTTTTAGATGAATTAAAGATAAAAGAACCAAAAACAAAAATAATGGCTGGAATTTTTGGTAAAATTCTTAAAGAAGTCAAAAAACCGAGCGTATTGATAACTATTTCCAAAAAAAATGAAAATATAATCATTGCCAGCAAAAATATTCCCAGTACAAAAACAATACTTGCCGACAGTTTAAATGTTTTAGATTTATTATCGTTTAAATATTTACTAATAGATAAAGAAGCAATTAAGGTAATTGAAAAGACTTATGGGACTGTTTAATGTTTTTAAAAAAAGACCCGCCGCAAGCGCGAAGCGCAAGCAGGCGGGCCCGCCTAAATCTGAAAGTTTTGGCGTGGAGCCCATTAAAAGGGCGCCAATGAAAAATAAGGAAATTACAGCTGCGATACTTTTAAAAGGACCACATATCAGCGAGAAGGCGACCAATCTTTCCGAAAGCGGAAAATATATTTTTAAAGTTTATTCTGATGCCAATAAATCAGAAATTAAAAAAGCTATTGCTAATCTTTATGGCGTAGCGGTTAAAAAGGTTAATATCATCAATATCAAAACCAAGAAAAGAATAATGAAAGGTAAAATTGGCGAAAAACCAGGATACAAAAAAGCCATTATTACTCTATGGAGAGGTCATAAAATCGAGATTTTACCGCATTAATTATGAAAAATTATAAACCAACAAGTCCAGGCACAAGAGGGAGAATCGGTATTGAATACAGTAAAATTTTAACTACTGACAAGCCGAAAAAATCTCTTCTCATGTCTTTCAAGAAACAAGCTGGCCGAAACAAACAAGGTAGGATTACTATTAGGCATCAAGGTGGAGGACACAAACAATTGTACCGCATCGTTGATTTCAGAAGAGATAAGATGAATATTCCGGCTAAAGTAAAAACTATTGAATATGATCCGAATAGGTCAGCTTTTATTGCTTTGATTTGTTATGCTGACGGAGAAAAAAGATATATTTTAGCTTCGCAGGAGATGAAAGTCGGAGATGAAATTATTACATCCGAGAAAACAATCATTAAATCCGGAAACAGAATGGCACTAAAAAATATTCCAGTGGGAACTTTTGTTTATAATATTGAATTGATTCCTAACCAAGGCGGGAAGATTGTCCGCACAGCTGGTTCAGGCGCGCAAGTCAGCGCCCAAGAAGGTCGGCATGTCCATTTAATCCTTCCTTCCGCGGAAATCAGGATGGTGAAAGCAGATTGCATGGCAACAATAGGCGCATTAAGCAATCCCGAGCATATTTTTACTAACCTTGGAAAGGCCGGCAGAATGAGATGGAAAGGAGTAAGGCCAAGGGTTAGGGGAACAGCGATGAATCCAGTTGACCATCCGCACGGCGGAGGAGAAGGTAAGACGTCGATTGGTTTGCGCAGAGGACCGAAAACTCCTTGGGGCAAGCAGGCTTTTGGCGTTAAAACCAGGAAAAATAGAAAATATTCTGATACATTTATAATTAGAAGAAGAATTCACAAAAAACGTAAATAAAAGTATGACACGAAGTTTAAAAAAAGGTCCTTGGGTGGATAAAAAATTAATAGAGAAAGTTAAGAAATTAAAATCTGGAGATAAAACCATAATTAGAACATGGTCTCGCGACTGTACTATAACGCCAGAAATGATAGGATTTACTTTTGGCGTGCATAATGGCAAAGACCATATTGTGGTTTTTGCAACAGAAGAAATGGTCGGTCATAAATTAGGAGAATTTTCTCCGACTAGGAAATTCACTAGTCACGGAGGCAAGATGCAGAGAGAAATCGAAAAAGGCACAGAAGAAACGGCGTCAGCACCAACGTTAGCACCCGTTGCAAAAACTAAATAAAAAATATGGAAATTAAAGCCAGTTTAAATTATTTAAGGATTGCTCCGAGAAAAGTTAGGTCAGTGATTGATTTAATCAGGGGCAAAGAAATAAAAGAAGCAGAAGCCCAGTTGAAATTTATCAGTCGAAGGGCAGCGGCTCCGATTTTGAAACTTGTGAACTCGGCTATTGCTAATGCTAAGAACAATCTTAATCTTGAAAAGGAAAATTTATTTATCAAAGAAATCAGAGTTGATGAGGGCGTTCCCAATAAAAGATGGATGCCGGTTTCAAGAGGCAGAGCGCATCCGATTATGAAAAGAACAAGCCATATAATTTTAGTGTTAGGGGTTAAAGATGGGGTTAAAATAAAAAAAGCCCAGCCCGTAAAATCAATAGAAATGGAAAAAACTCCGAAAGAAGCGCCTCCAGTTACGGTTGTGTCCACTCAGAAACCGGAGAAACCGAAATATAGACCTCTCAAAGAGACTAAAAAAGGAAAAGGATTTATCGGAAGCATTGCTAGAAAAATATTTAGAAGAAAATCAATGTAATTATGAGTCATAGAGTTCATCCAAAAGTTTTTAGAATAAAAGGCATTGAGGATTGGCAGTCGCAGTGGTTCAGCAAAAAAAACTACAAAAGTAATTTGGAGCAGGATATTAAAATCCGCGAATTTTTAAAAAAAGAATTAAAGCCGGCAATAGTTGACGAGATAATAATAAAGCGTTTGGCTAATTCCATTCATATTATAATCAAAGCCGCCAGGCCGGGCATTATTATCGGCCGCGGAGGAGCTGGAATCCAAGAACTTAAGAAACGAGTTATCAGTAAAGTTTTTAAAGGGAAAATAAAAGGTATAGACATTAAAATAGACGTAGAGGAAATTAGAAAAGCCGAAACCAAAGCAAATATTATCGGTCAGGCAATTGCCGAACAGCTGGAGCGAAGAATGCCTTTCAGGCGTGTAATTAAACAGACAATCGAAAAGGCAATACAGAATCCAGAGGTCAAGGGAATCAAAGTTTCTGTTTCCGGGCGTTTGAATGGTTCGGAAATGGCCCGTGATGAAAAATTAATTAAGGGTAGTTTACCTCTTCAGACAATCAGGGCAAATATTGATTATGCCCAGGTTAATGCTTACACAATTTACGGCGTGATCGGAATAAAAATTTGGATAAACAAAGGAGAGGTATTTGAAAAATAATATGCAGCCCAAAAAAGTAAAACATAGAAAATGGCATAAAGGTAGAAGAAGATTTAAAGGAAATTCCAAGGGTGGTACAGAATTAATTTTTGGAGCCTTTGGATTGAAAGCAGACGGTACAAAATGGATAACTGCCAGGCAGATCGAGTCAGCCAGAAGAACAATAGCCCATCATTTGCAGAAAGGTGGTAAGTTTTGGATTAGGGTTTTTACCGACAAGCCAGTAACCCAAAAAGGGCAGGAGGTGCCGATGGGTGGCGGTAAGGGAAGCGTTGAATATTATGTAGTTGCTGTTAAGCCGGGCAGAATACTTTTCGAAATAGACGGGGTTTCCGAGGAAATTGCAAAAGAGGCAATAAAATTAGCCAGCCATAAACTTCCGATCAGAACAAAATTTGTAAAAAGATAAATTATGAAAACAAAAGAATTCAAGCAAAAAACAGATAAAGAATTGAAAGAAACTCTTATCCATCTGAGAGATAATCTTCGAGAGTTAAGATTTAACCTAGCCAGCGGGAAAGTGAAGAATATCAACGAAATTCATAGGAATAGGCGCGATATTGCTAGAATATTAACACTTTTGAAACAACATGGACAAGAAAACAAATAAAAGAATATTAAAAGGTGTAGTAGTTTCTGATAAAATGGATAAAACCATTGTGGTTTTAGTTGAAAGGATCAAGGAACATCCCAAATACAGAAGAAGATATCGTGTTTCCAAAAAATACAAAGCTCATGATCCAGAGAAAAAATATCATATCGGAGACAAGATTTCTATTCAAGAATGCGGGCCAATATCAAAAGAAAAAAGATGGATAGTTTTATAATTATATGATTCAGGCAGGAACAAATTTAATTGTAGCTGACAATACTGGAGCGAAAGCAATCCGGGTGTTTAAGGTTTTGGGTGCAACCAGACGCAGATATGCTCAGATTGGCGATATTATTGTGGCTTCAGTTAAGAATGCCGAACCCAGAAAATTGGTTAAAAAGAAAGAAATAATCAGAGCGGTAATTGTTAGACAGAAAAGATCTTTGCGCAGAAAAGACGGTAGCTATATTAGATTTGATGATAATGCGGCCGTGATTCTGGACGGCAAAGAACCAAAAGGAAATAGAATTTTCGGCCCGGTAGCCAGAGAATTAAAAGATAAAGGTTTTGATAAAATAATTTCATTAGCAGCCGAGGTATTATAAAATATGGAAATCAAATCAGGCGACATAGTTTTAATCATTACCGGAAAAGACAAAAATAAAAGCGGAAAAGTGACCGAAGTCTATCCAAAAGACAATAGAATTACTATTGAAGGTTTAAATATCGTTAAAAGGCACAAGAAGCCAAAAAAAGAAGGAGAGAAGGGGCAGAGAGTAGAAGTGTCGCGTCCAATGAATATTTCTAATGTGAAGATAATCTGCCCGAAATGCAAAAAAGCCACCCGTATTGGGCATAGGATACTGGAGAAAAATAAGGCACGGATATGTAAAAAGTGCCTACAGGAAATATAATATGTTAAAGGAAAAATACATTAAAGAAGTAATACCTGAAATGAAAAAACGGTTTGGATACCGGAATGATTTGGCTGTGCCAAAAATCGAGAAAGTGGTAGTTAATATCGGAATCGGCAGTATCACTGTTTCTAAAGACGAAAAAACACAAGAATTAATTATCAGAGATTTGACTTTAATTACAGGCCAAAAGCCATTAATAACACTGGTCAAGAAAGCAATTTCTGCTTTTAAAACAAGAGAAGGAATGCCGGTCGGATTAAAAGTGACTTTGCACGGTAAAAGAATGTATGATTTTCTTTCTCGCCTGATAAATATTGTTTTGCCGAGAACCAGGGATTTTCGGGGATTAAATCCAAAATCAATCGATAAAGACGGCAATTTGACGATTGGCATCAAAGAACATATTATTTTCCCAGAAATATCCCAAGAAGACATCAGAAGGATTTTCGGCATGGAAATAACAATTGTAATTCACGAAAAAAATAAAGAAAGAGCATTGGAATTTTATAAACTAATGGGTTTTCCAATTAAATAAAACGTATGGCTAAGACATCCGATATTGCTAAATCACATAAAAAACCAAAGTTTTCAACGCGAAAAATCAACCGCTGTTTTCGCTGCGGTCGCAGACACGGCTATATGCGCAAATTCGGTTTGTGCCGTATTTGTTTCAGAGAATTAGCCAACAAAGGGGAACTTCCTGGTATTAAAAAATCAAGCTGGTAAACCCGTATATCGGGACAAGAATATATGAGAACAGATCCTATAAGCGACATGTTAACAAGGATAAGAAACGCTCAAGCAGTTGGACATAAAACTGTAGTTTTTCCGCACTCTAAAATCAAATTTGAATTGGCAAAACTTTTAAGCGTTGAAGGATATTTGGGCGCTGTTAAAGAATCGGGCAAGGAGACCAAAAAAGAATTGGAAGTGGATTTAAAATATAAAGACAACAAAAATATATCTCCTAAAATCCAGGGATTAATCAGAATAAGCAAGGCGGGACAAAGGATTTATGTTTCTAAAAACAATTTAATTAAGTTTTCACAGGGCCGCGGAATTATTATTCTCACAACTTCCAGCGGGCTTATGACTGACAGGGATGCCAAAAAAAATAGCTTGGGAGGAGAATTAATTTGTAGAGTTTTTTAATATTAATATGAGTAGAATCGGCAAACAACCAATAATTATTCCAGATGGAGTCGAAGTGAAAATCGATAAAGATTTAATATTGGTTAAAGGGGAAAAAGGCGAATTGACCCAAAAATTAACGTCAGAAATCGAAGTTGAAATCAAAGACAAAACGATTTTATTAAAAGAATTGAAGAAAACAAAAAACAGCTCTGCTTTATGGGGAACATTCAGGGCATTAATAGCTAATATGACGGAAGGAGTAAGTAAGGGATTTGAGAAAAAATTAATTATTGAAGGGATCGGCTATAAGGCGATGATGAGTGGGAATAAATTGGTTTTGAATTTAGGCTTTTCCCACTCCATAGAAGTTGAAGTTCCGAAGATGATAGAATTTAAAGTGGAGAAAAATACAATAACTATTTCCGGGATAGACAAACAGATGGTCGGCCAGACAGCCGCCGAAATCAGGAGTTACAGAAAGCCAGAGCCGTACAAAGGCAAAGGAATCAGATACGAAAATGAAATAGTCAGAAGAAAAGCCGGTAAGAAGGCAGTTGCGACAGCTGGATAAAATCATGAAAAAACAAAAACAAGAAAAAAGAATCGCCAGGCATAAAAGAATCAAAGCAAAAACAATAGGCAATGCAAAATGCCCGCGGCTTTGCGTTTTTAGAAGCAATAAGCATGTTTACGCGCAGTTAATAGACGACGAAAAAGGCAAAACATTAGTTTCTGCCAACGATAATGAAATAAAGAAGCTTCCCAAAGGGAAGGTGGCAATTGCACAAGAGGTTGGAAAATTATTGGCCGAAAAAGCAAAAGACCTACCTGCTGGCAAGCAGGTTGAAAAGGTTATTTTTGACCGGGCAGGATATAAATATCATGGAAGAATAAAATCATTAGCAGACGGAGCACGTATGGGGGGTTTAAAATTTTAAATTTATGACAGAAGAAAAAAAATTCGAAAGAAAACCAAGAACCAGAAGAGGTGATAGAAAAGAAGAGAAGTCAGAATTTGAGCAGAAACTTTTAGATATCCGCAGAACTGCTCGAATGGTTGCCGGAGGCAGAAGATTCAGCTTCCGAGCATTAGTTATTATCGGAAACAGGCAGGGCAAAGTTGGAATCGGTTTGGCGAAAGGAGCTGATGTGACTATCGCAGTCGAAAAAGCAGTGAATCAAGCCAAGAAGAATCTGATTCAAGTTCCGATTACAGAGAATAAATCAATCAGCCAGATGACTGAAGCAAAATTCGGTGCAGCTAAAGTTATGTTGAAACCAGCTCCGAAAGGAAGAGGAATTATTGCTGGTGGCGCAGTCAGAGTTATTTGCAATTTATCCGGAATAGAAAACGTGGTTTCCAAAATTATCGGAAGAACAACGAATAAATTAGCCAATGCTGAGGCAGCAATTGAAGCATTAAGAAAATTATCATAAAGAAGTCTGACTTCTTCATAATATGCAACTACATCAAGTAAAACCAATTTATTCCCAGAAAGCGAAAAAGCGTGTCGGCCGAGGAGGCAAACGCGGGACTTATTCTGGAAAGGGATTAAAAGGGCAATTATCAAGAGCTGGTAGAAAACTTAGGCCGGAAATCCGCGATTTTATCAAAAAAATTCCCAAAAAAAGAGGATACAGGTTTAAATCGTTTGCTACGAAACCGCAGATTGTTAATTTGAAGGATTTGGAAAAAAAGTATAATAATGGAGAAATAGTCAGTCCGGAAACATTGCTCGAAAAAAGATTAATTGTTAAAGTTAATAACAGGGTGCCAGATGTTAAAATTCTGGGTGATGGAAAATTAAAAAAGAAACTGAAAGTTGAAAATTGCAGAATGTCAAAATCCGTAGAAAAAATATGCAATGGTTAGAAAAAATTAAACAACTTTTCAAGGTTAAAGAATTAAGGAACAAAATATTATTTGTTGCCGGTTTATTAATAGTTTTTAGCCTGATTTCAAATATTCCAGTGCCGGGAGTTAATACAGAAAAACTCCGGGCATTTTTTCAAGGAAATCAGCTTTTTGGCTTGATTAATATTTTTACCGGAGGCGCAATGCAGAATTTTTCAATCGCTATGTTGGGTCTTGGACCATTTATTACTGCCACGATTATTTTACAGCTTTTAACCATGATTTTCCCGAAACTTAAAGAAATGTACCATGAATCAGGCCCGGAAGGACAGAGAAAATTTAACCAATACGGAAGAATTTTGACTGTTCCTCTGGCAGCCCTGCAAGCATATGCAATGATAAATCTTTTAACCAGCCAACAGATAGTTATTCCTCTGTCTTCATTCGCATTATTTACTGCCATTGCTACAATTACGGCCGGAGCGGTTTTTCTGATGTGGCTGGGCGAATTAATTTCCGAAAAAGGAATCGGCAACGGAGTTTCTTTATTGATTTTTGCCGGTATTGTCGGAAGAATTCCTTCATCTATCCAGCAGATTATCGCGACTTATACTCCGGCGCAATTGCCCGCATATCTGGGTTTTATAATTGTGGCAGTTCTGGTAATTGTCGGGGTCGTTATAATTAATGAGTCCCAGAGAAAAGTTCCTATTGCTTATGCAAAAAGGATTAAGGGGCGAAGAGTTTACGGCGGATTCTCGACTTATCTACCTTTAAAAGTCAACCAGGCAGGAGTGATTCCTATAATCTTTGCTTTGTCTATTATGCTTTTTCCGGGAATGATTGCCAAGTTTTTTTCGACTGCTTCCAACCTGACAATTGCGAAAATAGCGACATCAATCGGGAATATTTTTCAGGACCAGATTTTTTATGCTGTTGTTTATTTTATTTTAGTAGTAGTGTTTACCTTTTTTTATACTTCGGTTACTTTCGATCCGAAAGCGATTGCCGAAAATGTTCAGAAAAACGGTGGGTTTGTGCCGGGTATTAGGCCGGGTGAGAATACTGCTGCATTTTTCTCACACGTTTTATACAAGATTACTTTTGTCGGGGCTTTGTTTTTGGGTTTGATTGCTGTTTTGCCGACAATAGTCCAGGGAGCTACTGGCCTTGCTTCAATGACTATCGGAGGTACAGCGGTTTTAATCGTTGTTTCCGTGGTTTTGGAAACAATGAAGCAAGTTGAATCGCAATTAACAATGAGGGATTATGAAGGATTTTAAAAATTTTATTTTAATCGGACCGCCAGGATGCGGAAAAGGAACGCAGGCAAAACGCTTATTGGAACGTTTTAAAGGCGCTTATTATATTTCTACTGGCAAACTATTCAGGAAATTAACAGAACAAAAGACCGATGTTGGTGAAAGAATAAAATCAGTTGTTGAAAGCGGAGGACTGCCGTTTGATGATTTAGCCACCACTTTATGGATGTATGACATTGCCCAGAATCTTAAAAAAAATCAGGGGATTATTGCTGACGGGTTTCCGAGAAGATTACAGGAAGCGAAAGACTTGGATGATTTTTTGAAGTTTTTAGATAGAAAGAAAAATACTAAATTTATTCTTATTAATATTTCTGAAAAAGAAGCATTAAAAAGATTGCCCAAAAGAAACAGAGCTGATGACGAAGCAAAGGATATTAAAAAACGCTTTATTTTATACAAAAAAAGAACCGTTCCCGCAATAAATTATTTGAAAAAACATTATAATTTGGTTTATATTAACGGCGAACAAACAAGAGAAAATGTTTTTAAGGATATTTTAAAAGTAATAAAATAAATGGTGAATATTTACATAGAAAAAGAAATTGAAATAATGAAGCAGGGCGGAAGCATTTTGGCAAAAATAATAAAAAAAGTTGCCAAACATGCAAAACCCGGCATAACTACAAAAGAATTAGATGAGGTCGCTCAAGACCTTATTTTTTCTTACGGCGTAAAGCCGGCCTTTAAAGGTTTTAATAATTATCCGGCTGTTTTATGCGCTTCTGTGAATGAAGAAATAGTTCACGCAGTGCCGAGCAATAGGAAATTGAAACAAGGAGATTTATTGACTCTTGATTTAGGAATCAGATTCCCAGCAAA is drawn from Patescibacteria group bacterium and contains these coding sequences:
- the tuf gene encoding elongation factor Tu, which translates into the protein MAEKFERIKPHVNVGTIGHVDHGKTTLTAAILKQLSAKGFNAQKKGVNEIDNAPEERDRGITIALAHVEYESEKRHYAHIDCPGHADYIKNMITGSAQMDGAILVVSAADGPMPQTREHVLLARQVGVPAIVVFLNKVDQVDDPELIDLVEAEVRELLTKYEFPGDKIPFIRGSALKALEASSPDSEDAKCIFELVKALDEYIPEPKRETDKPFLMPIEDIFSIGGRGTVVTGKIERGIVKINEEVEIIGIKPTQKTVITGIEMFNKSLDEGMAGDNAGILLRGLKKEDVERGQVIAKPGSVTPHSEFEGEVYILSKEEGGRHTPFFKGYKPQFYIRTTDVTGDVTSLAEGTEMVMPGDTVKLNIKLINPVALEEKQRFAIREGGKTVGAGVVTKIIK
- the rpsJ gene encoding 30S ribosomal protein S10 gives rise to the protein MVKKKEIGTEEIKQRLRIKIKAFDHKIVDQSAKQIIEIAERYGAEVVGPIPLPTHIQKYTVNRSTFVHKNAREQFEMRTHKRVIDILNPAPKIIDALMNLNLPAGVDIEIKM
- the rplC gene encoding 50S ribosomal protein L3 is translated as MIKFIIGKKVGMTQIYNKEGIVVPVTVIEAGPCFITQIRTKEPNKDGYDAVQIGFQELKPQKIKKPLKQKPFKYLKEFRGDIDITKFKTGDKIDVSTFQEGDKIRISGISKGRGFQGVVKRYGFKGGSTSHGDPHSLRKPGSIGCSFPEKVIKGKRMAGHMGIDRITVKNLKIAAIDAENNLLAVSGAVPGPNGGLIEIQTI
- the rplD gene encoding 50S ribosomal protein L4; translation: MIKVLVHNSEGEQVGTISLPEEIFGVKINNDLIYQAVNAQTANSRFHLAHAKDRSEVRGGGKKPWRQKGTGRARHGSIRSPLWRGGGVTFGPKLEENFEKKINKKAKRKALFMVLTSKVQDKELIVLDELKIKEPKTKIMAGIFGKILKEVKKPSVLITISKKNENIIIASKNIPSTKTILADSLNVLDLLSFKYLLIDKEAIKVIEKTYGTV
- the rplW gene encoding 50S ribosomal protein L23; protein product: MKNKEITAAILLKGPHISEKATNLSESGKYIFKVYSDANKSEIKKAIANLYGVAVKKVNIINIKTKKRIMKGKIGEKPGYKKAIITLWRGHKIEILPH
- the rplB gene encoding 50S ribosomal protein L2, with protein sequence MKNYKPTSPGTRGRIGIEYSKILTTDKPKKSLLMSFKKQAGRNKQGRITIRHQGGGHKQLYRIVDFRRDKMNIPAKVKTIEYDPNRSAFIALICYADGEKRYILASQEMKVGDEIITSEKTIIKSGNRMALKNIPVGTFVYNIELIPNQGGKIVRTAGSGAQVSAQEGRHVHLILPSAEIRMVKADCMATIGALSNPEHIFTNLGKAGRMRWKGVRPRVRGTAMNPVDHPHGGGEGKTSIGLRRGPKTPWGKQAFGVKTRKNRKYSDTFIIRRRIHKKRK
- the rpsS gene encoding 30S ribosomal protein S19, coding for MTRSLKKGPWVDKKLIEKVKKLKSGDKTIIRTWSRDCTITPEMIGFTFGVHNGKDHIVVFATEEMVGHKLGEFSPTRKFTSHGGKMQREIEKGTEETASAPTLAPVAKTK
- the rplV gene encoding 50S ribosomal protein L22, producing the protein MEIKASLNYLRIAPRKVRSVIDLIRGKEIKEAEAQLKFISRRAAAPILKLVNSAIANAKNNLNLEKENLFIKEIRVDEGVPNKRWMPVSRGRAHPIMKRTSHIILVLGVKDGVKIKKAQPVKSIEMEKTPKEAPPVTVVSTQKPEKPKYRPLKETKKGKGFIGSIARKIFRRKSM
- the rpsC gene encoding 30S ribosomal protein S3, which gives rise to MSHRVHPKVFRIKGIEDWQSQWFSKKNYKSNLEQDIKIREFLKKELKPAIVDEIIIKRLANSIHIIIKAARPGIIIGRGGAGIQELKKRVISKVFKGKIKGIDIKIDVEEIRKAETKANIIGQAIAEQLERRMPFRRVIKQTIEKAIQNPEVKGIKVSVSGRLNGSEMARDEKLIKGSLPLQTIRANIDYAQVNAYTIYGVIGIKIWINKGEVFEK
- the rplP gene encoding 50S ribosomal protein L16, with the translated sequence MQPKKVKHRKWHKGRRRFKGNSKGGTELIFGAFGLKADGTKWITARQIESARRTIAHHLQKGGKFWIRVFTDKPVTQKGQEVPMGGGKGSVEYYVVAVKPGRILFEIDGVSEEIAKEAIKLASHKLPIRTKFVKR
- the rpmC gene encoding 50S ribosomal protein L29, with amino-acid sequence MKTKEFKQKTDKELKETLIHLRDNLRELRFNLASGKVKNINEIHRNRRDIARILTLLKQHGQENK
- the rpsQ gene encoding 30S ribosomal protein S17 — its product is MDKKTNKRILKGVVVSDKMDKTIVVLVERIKEHPKYRRRYRVSKKYKAHDPEKKYHIGDKISIQECGPISKEKRWIVL
- the rplN gene encoding 50S ribosomal protein L14, producing MIQAGTNLIVADNTGAKAIRVFKVLGATRRRYAQIGDIIVASVKNAEPRKLVKKKEIIRAVIVRQKRSLRRKDGSYIRFDDNAAVILDGKEPKGNRIFGPVARELKDKGFDKIISLAAEVL
- the rplX gene encoding 50S ribosomal protein L24 produces the protein MEIKSGDIVLIITGKDKNKSGKVTEVYPKDNRITIEGLNIVKRHKKPKKEGEKGQRVEVSRPMNISNVKIICPKCKKATRIGHRILEKNKARICKKCLQEI
- the rplE gene encoding 50S ribosomal protein L5: MLKEKYIKEVIPEMKKRFGYRNDLAVPKIEKVVVNIGIGSITVSKDEKTQELIIRDLTLITGQKPLITLVKKAISAFKTREGMPVGLKVTLHGKRMYDFLSRLINIVLPRTRDFRGLNPKSIDKDGNLTIGIKEHIIFPEISQEDIRRIFGMEITIVIHEKNKERALEFYKLMGFPIK